The Montipora capricornis isolate CH-2021 chromosome 6, ASM3666992v2, whole genome shotgun sequence genome has a window encoding:
- the LOC138052968 gene encoding uncharacterized protein isoform X1 translates to MVKSHVPFTNWIRLLMVDSVSNRFASALAKTKALQWKDQQHLADIFLFWDSDGHDFVSILDNFKIDDKEVKFPSDEKRLDIYVGRLNHFLEHRSLLVTSLKLLVCTSITNEVFEDVLDQFCGEREWLHPHQQNSDSKSKADAFSKVYDVLVSLPDGKLVCDVLRFWRRTFSGDKEYQSLKGLMHLLPEVPPDKDRFCLEERVERVLSYLEWLPTSVQSLISDWCNILSAMIKLFPTTFDRLPEVLVMIQRASSDAGKSENLWTFIFLESCSFIDVTEEKRKEMIWLFICSLETGCVISSHDCGIPVLFIQQLSLCENIPFGNKKRIIRKVTRSVNLFYSDLTNRIIDDILRHISLDPSFRIQIYREMIEVIESGVGKGVFLHGVLEPVRVLFHLVTTVPISGDRRVKILLKAKESDNCLLNSVQILQMSNVKCPSEGVNKLFDLFYTAYVDIMKEEKHFCERFYQQQSRLHLNSSSQVLEIWVLKAAKLICAGSFDEELDFWCCLRVLVSAGKLESAEEMLQLFSQIRESAMKVVQSYRQQDKKQILEKFETLLSYVVGSDSLSSRDKLTLVQEVCDPSLTFPSMLMNGDLQTALFNISLYTMEVPMPFELSEIMAALKNPLLICQVAKCPFHVFNTLSSVFFKASTDKLESICQFIGTVEQMDGGFFDRALPVLQTAVEVSNSLGDVVELLWEFVFMIREASTEFVPLFSFVYSHLLKDETKKESRKQFTNDVLMKWTASSNVAACHYFRVPQLLWKVYNFSESPEKRCEILHRLQEILGKTKIFKSPRENLLKPEGYIKNRVACCDLEWLVFHSSLSTEEAALAFNLCTQHFQGRLKCFSFSDVEIVNGCFKFVPREGGPCTDERTDGETGRERQALV, encoded by the coding sequence ATGGTAAAATCACATGTTCCTTTTACCAATTGGATCAGATTGCTAATGGTAGACAGCGTCAGCAATCGCTTTGCAAGTGCCTTAGCTAAGACGAAAGCTTTGCAATGGAAAGATCAACAACACTTGGctgatattttcttgttttgggaTTCAGATGGTCATGATTTTGTGAGTATTCTGGACAATTTCAAGATAGACGACAAGGAAGTGAAGTTCCCTTCAGATGAGAAACGGTTGGATATATACGTTGGTCGTCTTAATCACTTCCTTGAGCATCGTTCCCTGTTAGTAACATCCCTGAAGCTTTTGGTCTGCACGAGTATAACAAATGAAGTTTTTGAAGACGTTCTTGATCAATTCTGTGGCGAAAGGGAATGGCTGCACCCACACCAGCAAAATTCAGATTCGAAATCAAAGGCAGACGCTTTCAGCAAAGTATATGACGTGCTAGTATCACTTCCAGACGGAAAATTGGTCTGTGATGTGTTGAGATTTTGGAGGCGAACGTTTTCGGGTGATAAAGAGTACCAAAGCCTTAAGGGCTTGATGCATTTGTTGCCCGAAGTACCACCTGACAAAGACCGCTTTTGTTTGGAAGAGAGGGTAGAAAGGGTGTTGAGTTATTTAGAATGGCTCCCTACCTCTGTACAATCATTAATCTCGGATTGGTGTAATATCTTGTCAGCCATGATCAAATTATTCCCAACAACGTTTGACAGACTTCCAGAGGTATTAGTCATGAtacaaagggcctcgtctgatGCTGGGAAGTCTGAAAACTTATGGACTTTCATATTCCTCGAGAGTTGTTCTTTTATAGATGTGACGGAGGAGAAAAGGAAGGAAATGATTTGGCTCTTCATTTGTTCCCTCGAAACCGGATGTGTCATCTCTAGTCATGACTGCGGGATCCCAGTACTTTTCATCCAACAACTGAGTCTTTGTGAAAACATACCATTTGGCAACAAGAAACGTATTATTCGCAAAGTTACCAGGAGTGTCAATCTTTTTTATTCGGATCTGACTAATCGGATTATCGATGACATTTTAAGACACATTTCTTTGGATCCATCCTTTCGAATACAGATTTATCGAGAAATGATCGAAGTAATTGAGAGCGGAGTGGGCAAAGGAGTTTTCTTGCATGGCGTCTTGGAGCCAGTAAGggttttgtttcatttggttACCACAGTTCCGATTTCAGGTGACCGAAGAGTTAAAATATTACTGAAGGCAAAGGAGTCTGACAATTGTCTCTTGAACAGTGTACAGATTTTACAGATGTCAAACGTTAAGTGCCCCAGTGAAGGAGTTAATAAGTTATTTGACCTTTTTTATACTGCTTATGTTGACATAATGAAAGAAGAGAAGCACTTCTGTGAACGATTTTATCAACAGCAAAGTCGTTTGCATTTAAATTCATCGAGTCAAGTTCTAGAAATCTGGGTTTTGAAAGCTGCGAAGCTGATATGTGCGGGCTCATTTGACGAAGAACTTGACTTTTGGTGTTGTCTCCGAGTCCTTGTAAGCGCAGGAAAATTGGAATCGGCAGAAGAGATGTTACaacttttttctcaaattaggGAAAGTGCTATGAAAGTCGTCCAATCTTACAGGCAACAAGATAAGAAACAGATTCTAGAAAAATTTGAGACACTCCTATCCTATGTAGTAGGCTCAGATTCCCTTTCCAGTAGAGACAAACTGACGCTTGTCCAGGAGGTCTGTGACCCTTCATTAACTTTCCCAAGTATGTTAATGAACGGAGACCTTCAAACAGCGCTGTTTAACATCTCCCTCTACACGATGGAAGTTCCAATGCCTTTCGAATTGTCGGAAATCATGGCCGCGCTGAAAAATCCACTGCTGATATGCCAAGTCGCAAAATGTCCTTTCCACGTTTTTAACACACTTTCCTCTGTATTTTTCAAAGCGTCAACTGACAAATTAGAAAGTATTTGTCAATTCATTGGCACAGTCGAGCAGATGGATGGTGGTTTCTTTGATCGCGCTCTCCCAGTTCTTCAGACAGCCGTTGAAGTTTCAAACTCTCTCGGAGATGTTGTGGAACTATTATGGGAATTTGTTTTCATGATTCGAGAAGCCTCAACAGAGTTCGTTCCCTTATTCAGCTTCGTCTACAGTCACCTCTTAAAAGACGAGACCAAGAAAGAAAGTAGAAAGCAATTTACCAACGACGTTTTAATGAAGTGGACAGCTTCATCAAACGTAGCGGCTTGCCATTACTTTAGAGTCCCTCAACTTCTTTGGAAAGTTTACAATTTTTCCGAGTCACCAGAAAAGAGGTGTGAAATTTTACATCGTTTACAAGAAATTCTGGGGAAAACGAAAATCTTTAAAAGTCCTCGCGAGAATTTGTTAAAACCCGAAGGGTATATCAAGAACAGAGTTGCCTGTTGTGATTTGGAGTGGCTTGTTTTTCACTCTTCGCTGTCAACTGAAGAAGCAGCCTTGGCATTCAATCTTTGCACTCAACACTTCCAGGGACGGCTGAAATGCTTTAGTTTCTCAGACGTTGAAATTGTGAAtggttgtttcaaatttgtacCAAGAGAAGGAGGACCATGCACCGACGAAAGGACAGATGGGGAAACAGGAAGAGAACGCCAAGCTCTAGTGTGA
- the LOC138052968 gene encoding uncharacterized protein isoform X2 gives MYKDEKKPDSRGSNKGKMKKFVAVWENRFLENVKMCSEKIPGCYPPNGFHSEKPVLCALSVDNRILTVFKEEKNGRKEEMENVEVKLFEPGMYVYALHTSGHDYVTDELWAAFYKKLLEEGLVPRIILSSESPGFNWITKYNYAQAVTSLPYPMKWELNDQIVPPEEDYFDYNIHEAVFNGLSWVILTKENVSCFEFYDLKDTDVIEDREERTRQMAGKALEELKNNESIPDRTIRKLSFAIRETIKKIEEGQQVTEDTVKQLIGKKKPSKSKIQEQNFEHFAPAVLQACENARSILLQ, from the exons atgtacaaagatGAAAAG AAGCCAGATTCACGTGGAAGCAACAAGGGTAAGATGAAGAAGTTTGTAGCCGTCTGGGAAAACCGATTTctagaaaatgtcaaaatgtgctcggaaaaaattccag GCTGCTATCCACCCAACGGTTTTCATTCAGAGAAGCCTGTGCTGTGTGCATTGTCCGTGGACAACAGGATTTTGACTGTTTTTAAAGAGGAGAAAAATGGTCGGAAGGAGGAAATGGAAAATGTTGAAGTCAAGCTTTTTGAACCTGGCATGTACGTGTATGCACTTCACACAAGTGGACATGATTACGTCACTGACGAGCTGTGGGCGGCATTCTACAAGAAGCTTTTGGAAGAAGGACTGGTGCCAAGAATTATCTTGTCCAGCGAAAGCCCAGGGTTTAACTGGATAACGAAGTACAATTACGCACAAGCTG TTACTAGTTTACCTTATCCCATGAAATGGGAGTTGAATGACCAGATTGTTCCACCAGAGGAGGATTATTTCGACTACAACATTCATGAAGCTGTCTTCAATGGGTTAAGCTGGGTCATCCTAACTAAGGAGAACGTATCCTGCTTTGAGTTCTATGACCTTAAG GATACAGATGTCATCGAAGACAGAGAAGAAAGAACCAGGCAGATGGCTGGAAAAGCCCTTGAAGAATTGAAAAACAATGAATCAATTCCTGACCGAACTATCCGAAAATTGTCATTTGCTATCAGAGAGACAATCAAGAAAATCGAGGAAGGACAGCAAGTGACCGAAGACACGGTGAAGCAGTTGATTGGAAAGAAAAAACCCTCTAAATCTAAAATACAGGAGCAAAATTTTGAACACTTTGCACCTGCTGTACTTCAAGCCTGTGAAAATGCTCGCAGTATACTCTTACAATGA
- the LOC138052968 gene encoding uncharacterized protein isoform X3 has product MKKFVAVWENRFLENVKMCSEKIPGCYPPNGFHSEKPVLCALSVDNRILTVFKEEKNGRKEEMENVEVKLFEPGMYVYALHTSGHDYVTDELWAAFYKKLLEEGLVPRIILSSESPGFNWITKYNYAQAVTSLPYPMKWELNDQIVPPEEDYFDYNIHEAVFNGLSWVILTKENVSCFEFYDLKDTDVIEDREERTRQMAGKALEELKNNESIPDRTIRKLSFAIRETIKKIEEGQQVTEDTVKQLIGKKKPSKSKIQEQNFEHFAPAVLQACENARSILLQ; this is encoded by the exons ATGAAGAAGTTTGTAGCCGTCTGGGAAAACCGATTTctagaaaatgtcaaaatgtgctcggaaaaaattccag GCTGCTATCCACCCAACGGTTTTCATTCAGAGAAGCCTGTGCTGTGTGCATTGTCCGTGGACAACAGGATTTTGACTGTTTTTAAAGAGGAGAAAAATGGTCGGAAGGAGGAAATGGAAAATGTTGAAGTCAAGCTTTTTGAACCTGGCATGTACGTGTATGCACTTCACACAAGTGGACATGATTACGTCACTGACGAGCTGTGGGCGGCATTCTACAAGAAGCTTTTGGAAGAAGGACTGGTGCCAAGAATTATCTTGTCCAGCGAAAGCCCAGGGTTTAACTGGATAACGAAGTACAATTACGCACAAGCTG TTACTAGTTTACCTTATCCCATGAAATGGGAGTTGAATGACCAGATTGTTCCACCAGAGGAGGATTATTTCGACTACAACATTCATGAAGCTGTCTTCAATGGGTTAAGCTGGGTCATCCTAACTAAGGAGAACGTATCCTGCTTTGAGTTCTATGACCTTAAG GATACAGATGTCATCGAAGACAGAGAAGAAAGAACCAGGCAGATGGCTGGAAAAGCCCTTGAAGAATTGAAAAACAATGAATCAATTCCTGACCGAACTATCCGAAAATTGTCATTTGCTATCAGAGAGACAATCAAGAAAATCGAGGAAGGACAGCAAGTGACCGAAGACACGGTGAAGCAGTTGATTGGAAAGAAAAAACCCTCTAAATCTAAAATACAGGAGCAAAATTTTGAACACTTTGCACCTGCTGTACTTCAAGCCTGTGAAAATGCTCGCAGTATACTCTTACAATGA